From Acidobacteriota bacterium, one genomic window encodes:
- a CDS encoding PIG-L family deacetylase: MRPELCRGTLASLLTLSLSLSGAVAIAQQSAPAAYHSAYARPLPIDRGSAGLSQTLKKLHTRASLAMVTAHPDDEDGGMLTYEGRGHGVDTTLLTLNRGEGGQNVMTGDYWDQLGTLRTQELLAAGNYYGVHQYWTRVADYGFSKTIEEALKTWGEDRVLYDVVRAIRIQRPLVVTSVFAGNVSDGHGQHQVAGYSAQKVYVMAGDPKVFPDQIKAGLQPWSPLKVYARVPFARVTEKGIYDYATGHWEPVRFRNYVDGTWIEGVPKATVEIPSGNYNPMLGNSYMQISREGLNEQKTQNGGIAIPLPRLASSPYHLYASRVGSSEHEKTFFDGIDISLAGIASYAPKAEQAGWTGKLNALNATVESAIASYDAANPATIAPTLAKGLAQTNALIDEVAKSKLSAEARYNMTHELTVKQQQFNLALQQSLGLTLLANTTEGAAGPTRMGPFGDLSTQTPTSQTVVPGNKVDVAVHVANQGTESVALTSAGVVSEAGSGFTVTPKAANAMVQLAPGATSDPSFEVAVPHTAELTKPYFSRPTLEQSYYDINDPRYLNLPSRPYPLLAAATVTYRDVAIQLSGVVQTVHRVNGEGPVLEPLLIAPAISLSVSPYAGIVPINDGDLNLHVALHSSVKGPAKGTVRLDLPRGWKSTPEVADFSTMREGEDQNLTFKVTPEHVEQKPYTITAVAEFNGEKFTQGFETVGYPGLRPYPHYRPATYRTTGVDVKTAPGLKIGYIMGTGDDVATSLADIGIHPALLTAGDIASGNLSQYDAIILGIRAYAARPELKTFNNRLLEYARNGGTVIVQYQTQEYDHNYGPYPLTLSGDPEKVVEEDNKVTILQPNDPVLNWPNKITTADFDNWVEERGHGFMRQWDSHYIALTEMHDTDQEPQKGGLLYARTGKGAYVYMAYAFFREMPDGVPGSFRIMANLVSMGKNPGLALGKEASAGTTGK, encoded by the coding sequence ATGCGACCCGAACTCTGCCGCGGCACTCTCGCCTCGCTTCTCACGCTCTCCCTCTCGCTCAGCGGAGCTGTCGCAATCGCGCAACAGTCAGCGCCCGCCGCGTACCACTCCGCGTATGCGCGTCCCCTGCCCATTGATCGCGGCTCTGCCGGTCTGTCGCAGACGCTTAAGAAGCTGCACACCCGCGCCTCGCTCGCCATGGTTACCGCTCACCCCGACGATGAAGATGGCGGCATGCTCACCTACGAGGGACGCGGCCATGGAGTCGACACCACGCTGCTTACGCTCAATCGCGGCGAGGGCGGACAGAATGTGATGACCGGCGATTACTGGGACCAACTCGGGACCCTGCGCACACAGGAACTGCTCGCCGCCGGCAACTACTACGGCGTCCATCAGTACTGGACCCGCGTCGCAGACTACGGCTTCTCCAAGACCATCGAAGAAGCCCTCAAGACCTGGGGAGAGGATCGTGTGCTCTACGACGTTGTGCGCGCGATCCGCATCCAGCGCCCGCTCGTCGTCACCAGCGTCTTCGCAGGCAACGTCTCCGACGGCCATGGCCAGCACCAGGTTGCCGGCTATAGCGCGCAGAAAGTCTACGTCATGGCGGGCGACCCGAAGGTCTTCCCTGACCAGATCAAAGCCGGTCTCCAACCCTGGTCGCCGCTCAAGGTCTACGCTCGCGTTCCGTTCGCGCGCGTGACGGAAAAGGGAATCTACGACTACGCCACCGGCCACTGGGAGCCTGTCCGTTTCCGCAACTACGTCGATGGCACCTGGATCGAGGGCGTTCCCAAGGCCACGGTCGAGATTCCCAGCGGCAACTACAACCCCATGCTCGGCAACTCCTACATGCAGATCTCGCGTGAGGGCCTCAACGAGCAGAAGACGCAGAACGGAGGCATCGCAATCCCGCTGCCGCGCCTCGCCTCCAGCCCCTATCACCTCTATGCCTCGCGCGTAGGCTCTTCTGAGCACGAGAAGACCTTCTTCGACGGCATCGACATCTCGCTCGCTGGAATCGCCTCCTACGCGCCCAAGGCCGAGCAGGCCGGATGGACAGGCAAGCTGAACGCCCTCAACGCCACCGTCGAGTCCGCGATCGCCTCCTACGACGCGGCGAATCCCGCGACCATCGCGCCCACGCTGGCAAAGGGCCTGGCGCAGACCAATGCGCTCATCGACGAAGTTGCCAAGAGCAAGCTCTCCGCCGAAGCCCGCTACAACATGACGCATGAGCTCACGGTGAAGCAGCAGCAGTTCAACCTCGCGCTCCAACAGTCGCTGGGCTTGACGCTGCTCGCCAATACAACCGAGGGCGCTGCTGGCCCCACTCGCATGGGACCCTTTGGCGACCTCTCCACACAGACCCCCACCTCGCAGACTGTCGTCCCGGGCAATAAGGTCGACGTCGCTGTTCACGTCGCCAACCAGGGAACCGAGTCCGTCGCGCTGACCTCCGCGGGCGTCGTCTCCGAGGCGGGCAGTGGATTTACCGTTACTCCCAAGGCTGCAAACGCAATGGTCCAGCTCGCTCCCGGAGCCACCAGCGACCCCTCCTTCGAGGTCGCCGTTCCGCACACCGCCGAGCTCACCAAGCCTTACTTCTCGCGCCCCACGCTCGAGCAGTCGTACTACGACATCAACGACCCGCGTTATCTCAACCTTCCCTCGCGGCCGTATCCGCTTCTTGCAGCCGCTACGGTTACATATCGTGACGTTGCCATCCAGCTCTCCGGCGTCGTCCAGACCGTGCATCGGGTCAACGGCGAAGGCCCCGTACTCGAGCCGCTGCTCATCGCACCGGCCATCTCGCTCTCCGTCTCGCCTTACGCTGGCATTGTTCCCATCAACGATGGAGACCTCAACCTTCACGTCGCCCTGCATAGCTCCGTCAAGGGCCCTGCGAAGGGAACGGTTCGTCTCGATCTCCCCAGGGGCTGGAAGTCCACGCCTGAGGTGGCGGACTTCAGCACCATGCGCGAGGGCGAAGACCAGAACCTCACCTTCAAGGTCACTCCCGAGCACGTCGAGCAGAAGCCCTACACCATCACCGCCGTAGCCGAATTCAACGGCGAAAAGTTTACCCAGGGTTTTGAGACTGTCGGCTATCCCGGCCTGCGGCCCTACCCGCACTATCGCCCTGCCACCTACAGGACCACTGGCGTGGACGTAAAGACCGCGCCCGGCCTGAAGATCGGCTACATCATGGGGACCGGCGACGACGTCGCCACCTCGCTGGCCGATATCGGCATCCACCCCGCCCTGCTCACTGCCGGCGATATCGCTTCAGGAAACCTCTCGCAATATGACGCCATCATCCTCGGCATCCGCGCCTACGCCGCGCGGCCTGAGCTCAAGACCTTCAACAACCGACTGTTGGAGTATGCGCGTAACGGCGGCACCGTCATCGTCCAGTACCAGACACAGGAGTACGACCACAACTACGGTCCCTATCCGCTGACCCTCTCCGGCGATCCCGAGAAGGTCGTCGAAGAGGACAACAAGGTGACGATCCTCCAGCCCAACGACCCCGTCCTCAACTGGCCCAACAAGATCACCACCGCCGACTTCGACAACTGGGTCGAGGAGCGCGGTCACGGCTTCATGCGTCAGTGGGACTCGCACTACATCGCCCTCACCGAGATGCACGACACCGACCAGGAACCCCAGAAAGGCGGGCTTCTCTACGCCCGCACCGGCAAGGGAGCGTATGTCTATATGGCGTACGCCTTCTTCCGCGAGATGCCCGACGGCGTTCCCGGCTCCTTCCGCATCATGGCCAATCTCGTCAGCATGGGCAAGAACCCCGGCCTTGCCTTAGGCAAGGAAGCCTCAGCCGGCACAACAGGGAAGTAG
- a CDS encoding ROK family transcriptional regulator: MRPDSTSHTLTDAAIAPSRPAHLRRANARGLLRLLKEHNPCSKADLVRLSGLSAPTVSSAVAYLESLSLVENLGDGESSGGRPPEMLRFNASHGYVAGVDIGGTRLRMVLADLNGRVVTQWATQFTEKQRTPKAVCSLVHEGLKVMCQEGSTSLRKVLHITAGAPGITNVSSGVVLSAPNLYDWNDVPLRTMLERELGIPALIENDTNLAAVGEHWRGSATGVGDFIFIALGTGVGAGIFIHGKLHHGANWSAGEIGYGNVAGKPRQNLEVHATGQLERAIGGLGIEAEWKRLLERERRPNLAGLERLRATEIFDLAVDGDRLAGQVVQYTAQILVDCIVGMALTLDPGVVILGGGVGSHPELCRVAAKLLAQNEFAKPQVRSSSLGTQAQLHGAISLSLSATEAQLLA, translated from the coding sequence ATGCGACCAGATTCCACCTCCCATACTTTGACTGACGCCGCTATAGCGCCATCGCGGCCGGCCCATCTTCGCCGGGCGAACGCGCGCGGGTTATTGCGCCTGCTGAAGGAGCACAACCCCTGCTCGAAGGCGGACCTCGTGCGTCTGTCTGGGCTGAGCGCTCCAACGGTGTCGAGCGCTGTGGCCTACCTGGAGTCGCTAAGCCTGGTTGAGAACCTGGGCGACGGCGAATCGAGCGGCGGACGTCCTCCGGAGATGCTGCGATTCAACGCCAGCCACGGCTACGTTGCAGGGGTCGATATTGGCGGAACGCGGCTGCGCATGGTCCTTGCCGACCTGAACGGACGTGTTGTAACGCAGTGGGCGACGCAGTTCACTGAGAAACAGCGGACGCCAAAGGCGGTCTGCTCGCTGGTCCACGAAGGACTGAAGGTGATGTGCCAGGAGGGGTCGACATCGCTTCGGAAGGTGCTGCACATCACTGCGGGTGCGCCGGGCATCACGAACGTCAGCTCCGGCGTGGTGCTTTCAGCGCCGAACCTTTACGACTGGAACGACGTTCCCCTGCGCACAATGCTCGAACGCGAGTTGGGAATACCGGCCCTGATCGAGAACGACACGAACCTGGCCGCGGTGGGCGAGCACTGGCGCGGGTCCGCGACCGGTGTGGGCGATTTCATCTTCATCGCGCTGGGAACGGGTGTAGGTGCCGGCATCTTTATCCACGGCAAACTACATCATGGCGCCAATTGGAGCGCTGGCGAGATCGGCTATGGAAACGTTGCCGGAAAACCGCGCCAGAACCTTGAGGTCCACGCGACGGGCCAATTGGAGCGGGCGATCGGCGGCCTCGGGATCGAAGCGGAGTGGAAGCGCCTGCTGGAGCGCGAGCGACGGCCAAACCTGGCCGGGCTGGAGCGGTTGAGAGCCACCGAAATCTTCGACCTTGCGGTGGACGGCGACCGGCTGGCAGGGCAAGTCGTTCAATATACGGCACAAATCCTGGTCGACTGCATCGTCGGCATGGCTCTGACGCTGGATCCGGGCGTCGTGATTCTGGGCGGAGGCGTAGGCTCCCACCCGGAGCTTTGTAGAGTCGCCGCGAAGCTGCTTGCGCAAAATGAGTTCGCCAAACCGCAGGTTCGGTCGAGCTCACTGGGGACCCAGGCGCAGCTTCACGGTGCGATCTCATTGAGTCTGTCTGCCACAGAAGCGCAACTGCTGGCGTAA
- a CDS encoding TonB-dependent receptor, protein MLTLRRLRTSLLSAALLAALPGSVTTIPSWGQSQSINGTIRGQVTDASGAAIPSATVTVTNAELGYTRKITTEGNGYYVLVNLPLGTYSVSVSKEGFSTAKFDQIVLTAGKEAVLDSSLKVGNTSEQIEVSAALTNIDPSTLNLQRTIDSREVENLPLTSRNPYNFIIFQPGVSGHPNQELGIPRTLNTNGLLDRINYQMDGMVNSQSDRIGLRLFPIGNIFVKQVQTVSNSFSPEFGGTSGNVYNVISNSGTNDFHGMFQWIRRWQDATAYPFFADKTKAKPNLQLQDFSTNAGGHAIKDKLFFFGAYEHLVRGQPAPVTITAANIQRLGLSANDVLTAPGLLHGTFVMGRGDWVINSKNTMFVRYNYFKNNFPYNTQVGGFNAHSTAADFLDRAHVIGGQLTSTINDHLLNELRFSWPFRNNAHTPTTPTTGPAITITGAAFLGATANAGDQFTDKVPSGSDNVSYVRGAHTIKTGFSLAQRINRQRTLSFNRYTFSATVNGSAVDNYLAAVNGTDRYAYTQFDSQTDNSGVGYASLFFGAYAQDTWQLTPRLTLIYGGRYDRFKGPKANPNAPFVNSRQFNTPNTNFSPRVGFSYRLDDNTVVKASVGMFYQETPTNVWFNALNQDGSNRTSTYSYTITRNNAGVPTIPAGAPSFPNIPSTTGVAAKQSVLTVSPKFKNEYTWNANLQISHDFTRYDNVVLGYIMTSGRNLQYLHNINPLNVPSNITSYLADGRPVLGSQRLDTNFNQINQVESGANSSFNAFIASYTRSLWRGLQVNANYTWSKSISSGPDVNTFEQNLPISDTTNLKRDRARSIVDHPHSFNMSTVLEPTFGLSHGFLNTLANHNMVAVLANLTSGDTQNITTGVSLNGDSSVAGVTRPLFVSRNSMRAPTVYQVDARYTRTFPKLFDRIAPSFLLEANNLFNHTNVTGLAPTQAVNSAGAPTAGVVTNRSSVLEARIVQYGIAVRW, encoded by the coding sequence TTGCTGACCCTTCGTCGTCTTCGCACTTCTCTTCTCAGCGCCGCCTTGTTGGCGGCACTTCCAGGTTCTGTAACAACCATCCCATCATGGGGACAGTCTCAATCGATCAACGGCACGATTCGCGGCCAGGTGACCGACGCCAGCGGCGCAGCAATCCCCAGCGCAACGGTCACGGTGACCAACGCTGAGCTGGGCTATACAAGAAAGATCACGACTGAGGGCAATGGCTACTATGTCCTGGTCAACCTGCCGCTGGGCACCTATTCGGTCTCCGTGAGCAAAGAGGGCTTCAGCACTGCGAAGTTCGACCAGATCGTGCTGACAGCCGGCAAGGAAGCCGTGCTCGACAGCTCGTTGAAGGTTGGCAACACCTCCGAGCAGATCGAGGTCTCTGCCGCACTCACTAATATCGATCCCTCGACGCTCAACCTGCAACGCACCATCGATTCGCGCGAGGTTGAGAACCTTCCGCTCACCTCCCGGAATCCGTATAACTTCATCATCTTCCAGCCCGGCGTGAGCGGCCATCCGAACCAGGAGCTTGGAATCCCACGCACCCTGAACACCAACGGCCTGCTGGACCGCATCAACTACCAGATGGACGGCATGGTCAACTCGCAAAGCGACCGCATCGGCCTGCGCCTGTTTCCCATCGGCAACATCTTCGTCAAGCAGGTCCAGACCGTCTCCAACAGCTTCAGCCCGGAGTTCGGCGGGACCTCGGGCAACGTCTATAACGTCATCTCCAACAGCGGCACCAACGATTTCCACGGCATGTTCCAATGGATTCGTCGCTGGCAGGACGCGACGGCCTATCCATTTTTTGCCGATAAGACGAAAGCAAAGCCGAATCTTCAGCTTCAGGACTTCTCGACGAACGCCGGCGGTCACGCCATCAAGGACAAGCTCTTCTTCTTCGGCGCCTATGAGCACCTGGTCCGCGGTCAACCCGCTCCTGTAACCATTACCGCCGCCAATATCCAGCGCCTTGGTCTGAGCGCCAACGACGTCCTCACCGCGCCCGGCCTGCTACACGGCACCTTCGTCATGGGCCGCGGCGACTGGGTCATCAACAGCAAGAACACAATGTTCGTTCGTTATAACTATTTCAAGAACAACTTCCCCTACAACACGCAGGTGGGCGGCTTCAACGCCCATAGCACAGCCGCAGACTTCCTGGACCGCGCGCATGTCATCGGCGGCCAACTGACGTCGACGATCAACGACCACCTGCTCAACGAGCTGCGCTTCTCCTGGCCCTTCCGCAACAACGCGCATACACCGACCACACCCACGACCGGACCGGCCATTACGATCACCGGAGCTGCCTTCCTCGGCGCGACGGCGAACGCGGGTGACCAGTTCACCGACAAGGTCCCCAGCGGCAGCGACAACGTGAGCTACGTACGCGGAGCCCACACCATCAAGACCGGCTTCAGCCTGGCCCAACGTATTAATCGCCAGCGCACCCTGAGCTTTAACCGATACACCTTCAGCGCAACAGTAAACGGCAGTGCAGTCGACAACTACCTGGCTGCTGTCAACGGCACCGATCGATATGCCTATACGCAGTTCGACAGCCAGACAGACAACAGCGGCGTCGGCTACGCCTCGCTCTTCTTCGGAGCGTACGCGCAAGACACCTGGCAGCTGACACCGCGCCTGACCTTGATCTATGGCGGACGCTATGACCGCTTCAAGGGTCCTAAGGCAAATCCCAATGCGCCATTCGTCAACTCGCGTCAGTTCAACACGCCTAACACCAACTTCTCTCCGCGCGTCGGCTTCAGCTATCGGCTTGATGACAACACGGTCGTCAAGGCCTCGGTTGGCATGTTCTACCAGGAGACCCCAACCAATGTCTGGTTCAACGCTCTGAATCAGGATGGCTCCAACCGCACCTCGACCTACAGCTACACGATCACGCGCAACAACGCGGGAGTGCCTACAATTCCAGCAGGCGCTCCCAGCTTCCCCAATATTCCTTCAACGACTGGCGTTGCCGCTAAGCAGAGTGTTCTAACCGTCTCGCCGAAGTTCAAGAACGAGTACACCTGGAATGCCAACCTCCAGATCTCGCATGACTTCACGCGCTACGACAATGTGGTACTCGGCTACATCATGACGAGCGGCCGCAATCTCCAGTATTTGCACAACATCAACCCGCTCAATGTTCCCTCGAACATTACGAGCTATCTCGCCGATGGTCGACCGGTTCTCGGTTCTCAACGCCTTGATACAAACTTCAACCAGATCAACCAGGTCGAGTCCGGCGCAAACTCCAGCTTCAACGCCTTCATCGCCAGCTATACCCGTTCGCTCTGGCGCGGTCTGCAGGTCAACGCCAACTACACCTGGTCGAAGTCGATCTCTAGTGGCCCGGACGTCAACACCTTCGAGCAGAATCTGCCCATCTCCGATACCACCAACCTCAAGCGCGATCGCGCACGCAGCATCGTCGATCATCCGCACTCCTTCAACATGAGCACGGTGCTTGAGCCCACGTTCGGCCTAAGCCATGGCTTCCTGAACACTCTTGCCAACCACAACATGGTGGCTGTCCTGGCCAACCTCACCTCGGGCGACACGCAGAACATCACCACGGGCGTCTCGCTCAACGGCGACTCCTCCGTGGCAGGTGTCACGCGCCCACTGTTTGTCAGCCGCAACTCGATGCGCGCTCCTACCGTCTACCAGGTCGACGCTCGCTATACCCGCACCTTCCCAAAGCTGTTCGATCGCATTGCGCCTTCGTTCCTGCTGGAAGCCAACAACCTCTTCAACCACACCAACGTGACTGGCTTGGCGCCGACGCAGGCTGTAAACTCCGCCGGCGCACCAACTGCGGGTGTCGTCACGAACCGCAGCTCGGTGTTGGAAGCACGCATCGTGCAGTACGGTATCGCTGTACGCTGGTAG
- the argH gene encoding argininosuccinate lyase, translating into MVYATYFFVLKQMQQRTAMTTSRVTTKFPAPVYRDTVLAPVFADAKKYFLDPLLEIEYAHTLMLARQGIMPEREAAECLRALDTLDRDEIRTAEYDGSFEDLFFYLEKKFAAACGEEVAGKMHTARSRNDIDLTMYRMVLRRRLLETLTALLELRRLLVDLAWEHRAALMPAYTHNQPAQPTTLGHYLMAYIEILERDAERVRQAYARVNRNPLGACAITTTGFPIDRNFTEALLGFDGLQVNSYGAIAAVDYVVESCGVLATAMLSLGRFAQDLLLWSTAEFGYLRLSDAYVQISSIMPQKRNPVPLEHVRVLASRALTETQAVLGSLHNTPFADMNDAEDDLQPLVYTAFDDGVRSLRLLAGALSEAEFNTARMAIAADGNFLPVTELADTLVRATGMSFHASHGIVSKAVRELSAGYDAAAMTEIVLRELNAMGKAASISREEIRSALSAKNFVAVRRIPGGPAAEALEPEILRAKEQGSADALWLSETERKLAEAKEMMMRECSSLLRRVFSDEHHES; encoded by the coding sequence ATGGTTTACGCCACCTATTTTTTTGTCTTGAAACAGATGCAGCAAAGGACAGCAATGACAACGTCGAGGGTGACGACGAAATTTCCGGCTCCGGTGTATCGCGATACGGTGCTGGCTCCGGTGTTTGCAGACGCGAAAAAGTATTTCCTCGACCCGCTGCTGGAGATTGAATACGCGCACACGCTGATGCTGGCGCGGCAGGGGATCATGCCCGAGCGCGAGGCCGCTGAGTGCCTTCGCGCGCTGGACACGCTGGACCGCGATGAGATTAGAACGGCAGAGTACGACGGAAGTTTTGAAGACCTGTTCTTCTACCTTGAAAAGAAGTTCGCCGCGGCGTGTGGAGAAGAGGTCGCCGGGAAGATGCACACGGCGCGCAGCCGCAACGATATCGACCTGACAATGTACCGGATGGTGCTGCGGCGCCGACTGCTGGAAACACTGACCGCGTTGCTGGAGCTTCGGCGGTTGCTCGTGGACCTGGCATGGGAGCACCGCGCGGCGCTGATGCCCGCGTACACACACAATCAGCCGGCGCAGCCGACGACGCTTGGCCACTACCTGATGGCCTACATTGAGATTCTGGAGCGCGATGCGGAGCGGGTACGGCAGGCCTATGCGCGGGTGAACAGAAATCCGCTAGGCGCCTGCGCGATTACGACGACGGGGTTTCCGATCGACAGGAATTTCACGGAGGCTCTTCTAGGATTTGATGGGTTGCAGGTCAACTCGTACGGCGCGATCGCCGCCGTCGACTACGTGGTCGAGAGCTGCGGCGTGCTGGCAACGGCGATGCTGAGCCTCGGCCGCTTCGCGCAGGACCTGCTGCTGTGGAGCACGGCCGAGTTCGGCTACCTGCGTTTGAGTGACGCTTATGTGCAGATCTCGAGCATCATGCCGCAGAAGCGGAATCCTGTTCCTCTGGAGCACGTTCGCGTACTGGCCAGCCGCGCGTTGACGGAGACTCAGGCCGTTCTGGGGAGCCTGCACAACACGCCGTTCGCCGATATGAACGACGCCGAAGACGACCTTCAGCCGCTGGTGTACACGGCGTTCGACGACGGAGTGCGGAGCCTGCGCCTGCTGGCGGGAGCGTTGAGCGAGGCGGAGTTCAACACGGCGCGCATGGCGATCGCGGCAGATGGAAACTTCCTTCCAGTGACGGAGCTTGCGGACACGCTGGTTCGCGCAACAGGCATGAGCTTTCATGCCTCGCACGGGATTGTGAGCAAGGCTGTGCGCGAGTTGAGCGCCGGGTACGACGCGGCGGCGATGACCGAGATCGTTCTCCGCGAGTTGAATGCTATGGGCAAAGCCGCTTCGATCTCGCGTGAGGAGATACGCAGCGCGCTGAGCGCGAAGAACTTTGTCGCGGTGCGAAGGATTCCCGGCGGCCCGGCCGCCGAGGCCCTGGAGCCGGAGATTCTGCGCGCGAAGGAACAGGGTTCCGCCGACGCGCTGTGGTTGAGCGAGACGGAACGAAAGCTGGCGGAGGCGAAAGAGATGATGATGCGGGAGTGCAGTTCCCTGCTGCGACGGGTCTTTTCGGACGAACACCATGAATCGTAG
- a CDS encoding APC family permease has protein sequence MNRSQLPLTEPVTSKAPELQRGLSTLSALGLNVIGMVGVGPFVTLSLIVAAMGGPQAMLGWVLGAALSLCDGMVWSELGTTYPEAGGSYAYLKHVYGERKLGRVFSFLYAWQILFSSPLSIASGCIGFAQYVSFFVPNAAEPIFSVRLLSVPFVLSGQTLIAMGACAVALAVLYRSILAIDKIVRWLGVVVVLTLVFIIFAGFTHFDPKIAFDFPAGAFTLNTSFFMGLGAGLLVAAYDYGGYYSVCFMGAEVRDPQRTIPRAVLGSVVIVGTLYLLMNISVLGVLPWREMAHDTGNAHARMFTMAVFMERLYGHTVAGVTVVLIAVAALCSVLALLLGQSRIPFAAAQDGNFPKWFGAIHPRLRIPHHALLWLGTITMICCIFRLQEVITALVVIRILFQFLLQGIAVLLPQHRRERKVRGYRMPLYPIPALLALSGFLFILFSRPNFHREIRTAGIILLAGLAVYGLRYLAANKRAAEVVE, from the coding sequence ATGAATCGTAGCCAACTGCCTCTCACGGAACCTGTAACGTCGAAGGCCCCGGAGCTACAGCGCGGGCTTTCGACGCTGTCGGCGCTTGGTCTGAATGTGATCGGCATGGTCGGTGTGGGGCCGTTTGTCACGCTGTCGCTGATCGTGGCCGCCATGGGCGGTCCGCAGGCGATGCTGGGCTGGGTGCTTGGTGCCGCGTTGTCGTTGTGCGACGGCATGGTCTGGAGCGAGCTGGGGACGACGTACCCGGAGGCCGGCGGATCGTATGCCTATCTGAAACATGTCTACGGCGAACGTAAGCTGGGGCGCGTCTTCTCGTTTCTCTATGCGTGGCAGATCCTGTTCAGCTCGCCGCTGTCGATCGCGTCGGGGTGCATCGGGTTCGCGCAGTATGTTTCATTCTTCGTTCCCAATGCGGCAGAGCCGATCTTCTCCGTCAGGCTGCTGAGTGTTCCTTTTGTGCTGAGCGGGCAGACGCTGATTGCGATGGGCGCGTGCGCGGTGGCGCTGGCTGTGCTCTACCGCAGCATCCTGGCGATCGACAAGATCGTACGCTGGCTGGGCGTCGTCGTCGTGCTGACGTTGGTGTTCATCATCTTCGCGGGCTTCACGCACTTCGACCCGAAGATCGCATTCGACTTTCCGGCAGGCGCGTTCACGTTGAATACCTCGTTCTTCATGGGCCTGGGAGCAGGGCTGCTGGTCGCCGCCTACGACTACGGCGGCTACTACAGCGTGTGCTTTATGGGCGCCGAGGTCCGCGATCCGCAGCGAACGATCCCGCGGGCGGTACTTGGCTCCGTCGTCATCGTGGGCACACTCTACCTGCTGATGAACATCAGCGTACTGGGCGTGTTGCCCTGGCGCGAGATGGCCCACGACACGGGCAACGCCCATGCGCGTATGTTCACGATGGCCGTGTTCATGGAGAGACTTTACGGCCATACGGTGGCCGGGGTCACGGTCGTGCTGATCGCGGTGGCGGCGCTGTGCTCGGTGCTGGCGTTGCTGCTGGGGCAGTCGCGCATACCGTTTGCCGCGGCGCAGGACGGCAACTTCCCGAAGTGGTTCGGCGCGATCCATCCACGGCTTCGCATACCGCATCATGCGCTGCTGTGGCTGGGAACGATTACGATGATCTGCTGCATCTTCCGGTTGCAGGAGGTCATCACGGCGCTGGTCGTGATCCGCATCCTCTTTCAGTTTCTGCTGCAAGGGATTGCCGTGCTGCTGCCGCAACACAGGCGCGAGCGCAAGGTGCGCGGCTACAGGATGCCCCTGTATCCGATTCCCGCGCTACTTGCGCTGAGCGGATTCCTCTTCATCCTGTTCTCGCGTCCAAACTTTCATCGCGAGATACGGACGGCGGGCATCATTCTTCTGGCCGGGCTTGCGGTGTACGGGCTTCGTTATCTTGCCGCGAACAAGCGCGCGGCAGAGGTTGTGGAATAG
- a CDS encoding cupin domain-containing protein: MTLVKTQDPKTFTPEHGMRRQVLANTDQLMLVRHYFDADWVGARHSHPHHQLVYVVSGAIRVDVGGKVFDAHAGDSFIVDGGVEHQASALEASEVLDVFTPTREDYRALVK; encoded by the coding sequence ATGACCCTCGTCAAAACCCAAGACCCCAAAACCTTCACCCCCGAGCACGGCATGCGCCGCCAGGTGCTCGCGAACACCGACCAGCTCATGCTGGTTCGTCACTATTTCGACGCCGACTGGGTCGGGGCACGTCACAGCCATCCGCATCATCAACTCGTCTATGTCGTCAGCGGAGCCATCCGCGTCGATGTGGGCGGCAAGGTCTTCGACGCTCACGCAGGCGACAGCTTCATCGTCGATGGCGGTGTCGAACATCAGGCATCCGCGCTCGAAGCCTCCGAGGTCCTCGACGTCTTCACTCCCACGCGCGAAGACTATCGCGCGCTGGTCAAGTAA